From the genome of Solanum lycopersicum chromosome 12, SLM_r2.1:
cattttttttctttttttgttccttattgactttcgaaaattttgagtttgccgGAGATGGAATCAATGGCGTCGGCGATCGGAGTATCGATTCCGGTGCTCCGTTTCTTACTCTGTTTCGTCGGTACTATTCCTGTGAGTTTTCTTCATCGATTTGTTCCTTGTGTCAGTGGTAGGCATTTCTACGCTGCCCTATCTGGTGCTGTTTTATCCTATTTGTCGTTTGGGTTCTCTTCGAATTTGCATTTTTTGGTGCCGATGCTTCTGGGTTATGCTTCAATGGTTTTATGTCGACATTATTGCGGGATCATCACTTTCTTCCTCGCATTCGGATATCTAATTGGATGGTACATTCATTAATTCTctcctaaaattattttcatttcagaTCTCTGTTTTTGATTTTAGAATTACAGTAAAACTCCATTATCGATCTTCGATGTCTTCAATTTGATGGTGACCTatacaatttaattttgaaattctagTGGTAAGGATGAGTTAATGGTAAAAAATATATACCCAGACTATCACTTTTTTGCGAGTTTCATATCTCAACTATTCATTTTTCTATTTACCTACCTAAACTATTACTTTTTTTAGCGGCAATTTATTAACGTCAATAACTTAATTGCAGATAAGTGTATATTTTTAATGGAAATTAGCACTCTTTGCAAATGTCTTTAAAGCCTACAATGATATTGGATCCAATGACAATAACTAATGTTGTTTTAGCACTCTTTGTTAATGTGCATATCTATTGCTGCTAAAAACTGAGTTTTGTTGTAGTTGATATCTTAATACTGAGTTGGCTTACGTGCGCCTGTTGTCGACTGAGAACAAATGTTTAGCCAACTCAGCATATGTGTTCATGATAGTTTAGATAGGTAAAGAGAATAATAGATAGTTTAGGTATAAAACTTGCAAAAAAGAGATAGTTTAGCTGTATTTTTAACCATTAACTCTATGTGTATAGATACAATGTATTTTTTCATGAAGGACAATACGCATGAACGCACTTTCACCCCCTAGCTCCTGTCCATGGGTACTCCCCTTTATCCTTCTCCACTTAAAGATAGTCAAACCCATGACATGAGCTTAATCCGTGCATCAGTGAGCTCTTACCACCTGAACAAACCATTTTGAGCTGTATTTTTATGTTGATCTTGTGCTAATGAGGAAAAGCTTAGTTTTTTAGCAGACATTTGATGTTATTTATTGCTTTGTGAACTGTTTGCAAGGTGAATCTCCCCCAATAGGAAAAAAATCATTCCCTCTTGAACCGTTTCCTTGCTAAGCTGGTTACAATTTTTATAACTCTATAAATGAAAACCTTTTGAACTCCATGATAATAGTCAAACATTTCGGTGCAGCCATGTATACTACATGAGCGGGGATGCATGGAAAAAGGGAGGAATGGATGCTACAGGTAAGAACAAACTTCCTCTTTGTCCTAGACTTggtttcttttttaaaacataacaaaacaaATCACAGTCTCAAACTCTTTTCATTTTTGTCAATATGTTCAATCCACTTGGCATTTGAGGCAAATGAAGCATATGATACTTctttagataaaaaatatttcttgtaAATAGAAATAGAATAAAACCACAGTTCATGATGAGTTCAGACATTATATGTAAAAATCTACTGATTTAGAAACaagaaacaaaattatggattcaGCATTATGATCGGTTCAATGtacgtattttttttaattggctCCCTCTTCTAAAATTTTAGGAGCTTTAATGGTTATTTCGCTGAAAATAATTTCAAGTGTGATCAATTACCAAGATGGATTATTGAAGGTGGAAGATTTAAGTGAGGCGCAAAAGAAAAATCGTTTGCTAAAGTTGCCATCATTACTTGAGTACTTTGGTTATTGTCTCTGTTGTGGAAGTCATTTTGCTGGTCCAGTTTATGAAATGAAGGATTATCTTGAATGGACAGAGAGAAATGGTGTAAGTTCATATCATCATTGTATTGTTGTTCTGCCAAAGGGTACTATCCAACACTGTTTCGTATCTTTCTTTTATGTGTGTGAATTATATGTTTctgaaaaatatatgtatatataccaaATGTTGGCATTGACTGAATCCCTTTGCATCTCATTACAATAACTAAACTAAGTGCTTTTCAGATTTGGAAACCTTCAGACAAAGGACAGCCATCGCCTTTTGGGGCAGCGTTAAGAGCTTTTCTTCAAGCAGCTCTCTGTATGGGATTGTACATGTATTTGGTGCCTCTTTTCCCAATTTCCATGTTCTTGGACCCAATGTACAAAGAATGGGGTTTCTGGACGCGGTTGGGTTACCAATATATGGCTAGCTTTACTGCACGgtgtaaatattatttcatatggTCAATCTCGGAAGTTGCTATCATCATATCTGGCTTCGGTTTCAGTGGTTGGGCAGACATGACTAATCCACCAAAAGCACAATGGGACCGTGCTATAAATGTCGACATATTGGGTGTTGAGCTTGCAAAGAGCTCAGTTCAAATACCTCTTGCATGGAATATTCAAGTTAGCACATGGCTGAGGCACTGTAAGAATATCTCTCTTTTAATCCATTTTGTATGTTGTGATACTTTCAGAAGAACAATTGGTGAGCTATATCCTActccattttaaatttatacgaCACTCTCATTTGCCTAGCCTGTTATAAAATGGATAACACATTTCTATATTTAGACACTTTTGACTTTAAACATCTCATTTTATC
Proteins encoded in this window:
- the LOC101262395 gene encoding lysophospholipid acyltransferase 1-like, with amino-acid sequence MESMASAIGVSIPVLRFLLCFVGTIPVSFLHRFVPCVSGRHFYAALSGAVLSYLSFGFSSNLHFLVPMLLGYASMVLCRHYCGIITFFLAFGYLIGCHVYYMSGDAWKKGGMDATGALMVISLKIISSVINYQDGLLKVEDLSEAQKKNRLLKLPSLLEYFGYCLCCGSHFAGPVYEMKDYLEWTERNGIWKPSDKGQPSPFGAALRAFLQAALCMGLYMYLVPLFPISMFLDPMYKEWGFWTRLGYQYMASFTARCKYYFIWSISEVAIIISGFGFSGWADMTNPPKAQWDRAINVDILGVELAKSSVQIPLAWNIQVSTWLRHYVYERLIRKGKKPSFIQLLVTQTVSAVWHGLYPGYIIFFVQSALMIAGSRVIYRWQQATSNIQFQKTLVFMNFVYTLPVLNYSAVGFMVLSLHETVTAYGSVYYIGTIIPILVILLGKMIQPAKPVRSKAKKDE